From Roseburia hominis, the proteins below share one genomic window:
- a CDS encoding DUF2935 domain-containing protein: MKLSLETHLFFGRIMKEHSLFLLAGFPEGEMEMRKQADWLRKEFEDGLKRTVQLSDGVVGESILESGEIVTEFTHKAEQQTERLAGIPIDSRITEAEQKLRSGCRFMVNQNMVRNVRMLNRRMLSLVNGLIEFKERILREVKECRLYTSNYPLLVEHILREARLYRSIISELEQRGRISSKDLRETEMFWNQIMMEHAQFIRGLLDPTECELIETAEGFAKDYRRLLKEAKEQDMRALEEMTKRSIRITKDYQQFKSAGTAGIVGCQIRSVILPLLADHVLREANHYLRILEV; the protein is encoded by the coding sequence GTGAAATTATCATTAGAAACCCATTTGTTTTTTGGAAGGATCATGAAAGAACACTCGCTGTTTCTTCTGGCCGGATTTCCGGAAGGGGAGATGGAGATGAGAAAACAGGCGGATTGGTTACGAAAGGAGTTTGAAGACGGCTTAAAGAGGACTGTGCAATTGAGCGACGGCGTTGTGGGAGAGTCAATTCTTGAATCAGGAGAAATTGTGACAGAATTTACGCATAAAGCGGAGCAGCAGACAGAGAGGCTGGCCGGTATTCCCATTGACAGCAGGATTACGGAGGCAGAACAGAAACTGCGCTCCGGGTGTCGGTTTATGGTGAATCAGAATATGGTGCGGAATGTACGGATGCTGAATCGGCGGATGCTTAGTTTAGTGAACGGGCTGATTGAATTCAAAGAACGGATTTTAAGGGAAGTGAAGGAATGCAGGCTGTATACGTCAAATTATCCGCTTTTGGTTGAGCACATTCTGCGGGAGGCGCGGTTGTACCGCTCTATCATTTCAGAACTTGAACAAAGAGGAAGGATTTCCTCGAAGGATTTAAGGGAAACTGAAATGTTCTGGAACCAGATTATGATGGAGCATGCGCAGTTTATCCGGGGGCTTTTGGACCCGACGGAGTGCGAACTGATTGAAACGGCGGAAGGATTCGCAAAGGACTATCGCCGCCTTCTGAAGGAAGCGAAGGAACAGGATATGCGCGCTTTGGAAGAAATGACGAAGCGGAGCATCAGGATAACTAAGGATTATCAGCAGTTTAAGAGTGCAGGAACAGCAGGGATCGTTGGATGTCAGATCCGTTCTGTGATATTGCCATTGCTTGCGGATCATGTGCTTAGAGAGGCAAACCATTATCTGAGGATTCTGGAGGTTTGA
- a CDS encoding Fic family protein, whose translation MSKNMLYWEYQKDWGKSAMKYDEIVAWWKKEQKETAEDIYTLLDNFRILFAYHSGRIENEAITLHDTREVFENGRVVGYTGDLRTLFEIKNQKDCFEDLVEKIVKKEEITLDLIRELHRQLMKGCYDETRYRKGERPGEWKKHDYVTGDGIGAAPEEVTEELTDLLDEVREAEGGDVMTIAAYLHLRFEEIHPFADGNGRVGRTLMNYYLMTHDYPPLILHEEDKRTYYLSLTVYDKTGKIDGFIQFLKEQMVKTWEKKKLRPARLNMFL comes from the coding sequence GTGAGCAAAAATATGTTATACTGGGAGTACCAGAAAGACTGGGGGAAGAGCGCTATGAAATATGACGAGATTGTTGCATGGTGGAAAAAGGAGCAAAAAGAAACTGCAGAGGATATTTATACACTATTAGATAACTTTCGCATTCTTTTTGCCTATCATTCGGGAAGAATAGAGAATGAGGCAATTACGCTCCACGATACAAGGGAAGTATTTGAAAATGGAAGAGTGGTTGGCTATACGGGAGATTTGCGAACTCTGTTTGAGATAAAAAATCAAAAAGACTGTTTTGAAGATTTAGTGGAAAAGATTGTGAAAAAGGAAGAGATTACCCTGGATTTGATTCGGGAGTTGCACAGGCAGCTAATGAAGGGCTGTTATGATGAGACCAGATATCGGAAAGGAGAACGTCCGGGAGAGTGGAAAAAGCATGATTATGTTACGGGGGACGGAATCGGAGCGGCGCCTGAAGAGGTAACGGAGGAGCTGACAGATCTGCTTGACGAGGTGAGGGAAGCCGAGGGCGGAGATGTCATGACGATCGCAGCATATCTGCATTTGCGATTTGAGGAAATACACCCGTTTGCCGATGGTAACGGCCGCGTGGGAAGAACACTCATGAATTATTACCTGATGACGCATGATTATCCGCCTCTCATTTTGCATGAGGAGGACAAGAGGACCTATTATCTGTCCTTGACCGTTTATGATAAAACGGGAAAAATCGACGGGTTTATCCAGTTCCTAAAAGAACAGATGGTGAAGACCTGGGAGAAAAAGAAGCTAAGGCCGGCTCGGCTTAACATGTTTTTATAA
- a CDS encoding glycoside hydrolase family 2 TIM barrel-domain containing protein: MNRFDYEKIKDPEIFCEGRQKAHSDHRFFASYEDLEGEGDALRICLNGVWKFHYAKNYRSTLPGFEAEEYDTEGWDDIRVPSHIQLEGYDVPQYVNVQYPWEGHEEISPGQIPERFNPVASYVTYMEIPGRMQGKRLFVVFEGAESGLALWLNGAYVGYSEDSFTPSEFEITEYVKEGRNKLAVQVFKWTAGSWCEDQDFFRFSGIYRDVYLYAVPEVHVHDLKICAGLAEDLRAGTLEIEAAVWGRGRMKILLQKDGETLLEGEICLREGERNCYTHEISRPQLWSAEDPQLYELLLEIYDTKGQLQEIIPEKVGFRRFELKNGLMQLNGKRIVFKGVNRHEFHTVTGRCMDPEDIRKDLVTMKRHNINAVRTSHYPNMSAFYRLCDEYGLYVMDEMNLETHGTWEMPEGIAPMDEILPKDRKEWAALVMDRAVSMYERDKNHPCILIWSCGNESFGGKDIHAVSRYFRVNDPARLVHYEGVYQDRSYNDTSDIESRMYPSAKEIQEFLCQNRKKPFLCCEYTHAMGNSCGAMHKYTDLSDHEPLYQGGFIWDYIDQSLVKKDRYGREYQAYGGDFGDRPTDYNFSGNGIVYGKEREPSPKMQEIKFNYQNITLQVENGRVVICNKHLFTNTSAYTCMVIVEKNGVEILRREMQTEVEPLTKKVYLLPILYEKGEGEYVVTVSFRLKEDTLWAKRGYEVAFGQAVHRVYPRASRMAIRPFHEVYERRKDDGKKQEKAPEVIHSNNNLGVRGEHFEAMFSYLSGGLVSYRYAGKELLKAIPRPNFWRAPVDNDYGSLMPMYYAQWKIASLYLSYKRYRGEQRCTVIMPEIAEAKDSVTVTYTYLMPTAPESSCRLAYRVFADGRIKVTLYYDKVEALGDMPEFGVIMKFDADYDRLKWYGLGPQETYADRKRGAKLGIYRNKVSDNMAAYLCPQECGNKEEVRYVELADRKGRGIRFSMDEENGPMSFSALPFTPHELECARHSYELPEVHYTVVRIAKGQIGVAGDDSWLTLPHPEYRLAVEDKMEFSFWMQGI; this comes from the coding sequence AATTAAAGATCCGGAAATCTTTTGTGAAGGAAGACAAAAGGCGCATTCGGATCATCGTTTTTTTGCCTCTTATGAGGACCTGGAAGGGGAAGGAGACGCCCTTCGGATTTGCTTAAATGGCGTCTGGAAGTTCCATTATGCGAAGAATTACAGGTCCACGCTTCCCGGCTTTGAAGCGGAAGAATATGATACGGAAGGCTGGGACGATATCCGGGTGCCGTCCCATATCCAGCTTGAAGGGTATGATGTCCCGCAGTATGTCAATGTGCAGTATCCCTGGGAAGGCCATGAGGAAATAAGTCCGGGGCAGATTCCGGAGCGTTTTAACCCTGTGGCGAGTTATGTGACCTACATGGAGATCCCGGGGAGAATGCAGGGCAAACGTCTTTTCGTTGTGTTTGAAGGGGCGGAAAGCGGACTGGCCTTGTGGCTGAATGGAGCGTATGTCGGTTACAGTGAGGATTCCTTTACCCCATCGGAATTCGAGATTACGGAGTATGTAAAAGAGGGAAGAAATAAGCTGGCCGTACAGGTGTTTAAATGGACGGCGGGAAGCTGGTGTGAGGATCAGGATTTCTTCCGTTTCTCGGGAATTTACCGTGATGTGTACCTCTATGCGGTGCCGGAAGTACATGTGCATGACCTGAAGATCTGCGCGGGCCTTGCCGAAGACCTGCGCGCGGGAACGCTGGAGATAGAAGCGGCTGTCTGGGGACGGGGGAGGATGAAAATCCTCCTGCAAAAAGATGGCGAAACGTTGCTGGAAGGCGAGATCTGTCTTAGGGAAGGCGAGAGGAATTGCTATACCCATGAGATCAGCCGGCCGCAGCTTTGGAGCGCGGAAGATCCGCAGCTTTATGAGCTGCTGCTGGAGATTTATGATACAAAAGGTCAGCTGCAGGAGATCATTCCGGAGAAGGTCGGCTTTCGGCGGTTTGAGCTGAAAAACGGGCTGATGCAGTTAAATGGGAAACGGATCGTGTTCAAGGGTGTGAACCGCCATGAATTTCATACGGTGACGGGGAGATGCATGGACCCGGAGGATATCCGGAAGGACCTGGTCACGATGAAACGGCATAATATCAATGCAGTCCGTACCAGCCATTACCCGAATATGAGTGCATTTTACCGGTTGTGCGATGAATATGGCTTGTATGTGATGGACGAGATGAATCTGGAGACGCATGGAACCTGGGAGATGCCGGAGGGAATCGCCCCGATGGATGAGATTCTGCCAAAGGACCGGAAGGAGTGGGCGGCCCTGGTGATGGACCGTGCGGTCTCCATGTATGAGAGAGACAAGAATCACCCCTGTATTCTGATCTGGTCCTGTGGAAATGAATCCTTTGGAGGGAAGGATATTCACGCCGTGTCACGGTATTTTCGGGTAAATGATCCTGCGCGTCTGGTGCACTATGAAGGAGTGTATCAGGACCGCAGCTATAATGATACCAGCGATATAGAAAGCCGCATGTACCCGAGCGCCAAGGAGATTCAGGAGTTCCTGTGTCAGAACCGAAAGAAGCCGTTTCTTTGTTGCGAGTATACCCATGCGATGGGAAATTCCTGTGGCGCTATGCATAAGTATACGGATTTGAGTGACCATGAGCCTTTGTATCAGGGCGGATTCATCTGGGATTATATTGATCAGTCTCTGGTGAAAAAAGATCGCTACGGCAGGGAATATCAGGCATACGGCGGAGATTTCGGAGACCGTCCTACAGATTATAATTTCAGCGGAAACGGAATCGTGTACGGTAAAGAACGCGAGCCATCTCCCAAGATGCAGGAGATAAAGTTCAACTATCAAAATATCACCTTGCAGGTGGAAAACGGCAGAGTGGTAATCTGCAATAAGCATCTGTTTACCAACACCAGTGCATATACCTGTATGGTCATAGTGGAAAAAAATGGTGTCGAAATTTTACGAAGAGAAATGCAGACGGAGGTGGAACCACTGACAAAGAAAGTCTATTTGCTGCCAATCCTTTATGAAAAAGGGGAGGGAGAATATGTGGTCACGGTTTCCTTCCGGCTGAAGGAGGACACTCTGTGGGCTAAAAGAGGATATGAGGTTGCCTTTGGGCAGGCGGTGCACAGGGTATACCCAAGGGCATCCCGCATGGCCATTCGGCCGTTTCACGAGGTATACGAAAGAAGAAAAGACGATGGGAAAAAGCAGGAGAAGGCCCCGGAGGTGATTCACTCGAACAATAATCTGGGAGTGAGAGGCGAGCATTTTGAAGCGATGTTCTCTTACCTGAGCGGTGGGCTGGTGTCTTACCGGTATGCGGGGAAAGAACTGCTTAAGGCAATCCCGCGTCCGAATTTCTGGCGGGCGCCGGTGGACAATGACTACGGGAGCTTAATGCCGATGTATTATGCCCAGTGGAAGATTGCCAGTCTGTATCTGTCCTATAAGAGATATCGGGGAGAACAGCGGTGTACGGTGATTATGCCTGAGATCGCGGAGGCGAAGGACAGCGTTACCGTTACCTACACTTACCTGATGCCGACTGCGCCGGAGAGCTCCTGTCGTCTGGCATACCGGGTGTTTGCCGATGGAAGAATCAAGGTGACACTTTATTATGATAAGGTGGAGGCTCTCGGGGATATGCCGGAGTTCGGCGTGATCATGAAGTTCGATGCGGATTATGACCGGCTGAAATGGTATGGTCTGGGTCCCCAGGAGACTTATGCGGACCGGAAGAGGGGAGCAAAGCTGGGAATTTACCGAAATAAGGTCAGCGATAACATGGCAGCTTATCTTTGTCCTCAGGAGTGCGGGAATAAAGAGGAAGTGCGCTATGTGGAGCTGGCAGATCGGAAAGGAAGAGGAATCCGGTTTTCTATGGACGAGGAAAATGGGCCCATGAGTTTTTCAGCGCTTCCCTTTACCCCGCATGAACTGGAATGTGCCCGGCATTCCTATGAATTGCCGGAGGTGCACTATACGGTAGTCCGGATCGCGAAAGGGCAGATTGGGGTTGCCGGGGATGACAGCTGGCTGACACTGCCGCATCCGGAGTACCGGCTTGCGGTGGAAGATAAGATGGAATTCAGTTTTTGGATGCAGGGAATCTGA
- the proC gene encoding pyrroline-5-carboxylate reductase, producing MITKNFGIIGCGNMGGAILRGALDAGVISRDTAYVYDTNPKMMEKAGTWGVHLASGYEDLCQNCDIILLAVKPQNAEATLAKCKHALDNKAIISVMAGISVERLRAMIDGTPRILRTMPNAPAIVLEGAFALCSDNDLTEEELALATSIFETMGIVEMVPENLLDAVCGLSGSGPAYIAMFVEAMADGGVKQGLTRAASYRLAAQTCLGTAKMLLETGIHPGALKDMVTSPGGTAIEGCEALEKGGFRATVIDCINAGADKSRKL from the coding sequence ATGATTACAAAGAATTTCGGAATTATCGGCTGTGGGAATATGGGCGGCGCGATCCTTCGCGGCGCACTTGACGCGGGTGTGATCTCCCGCGACACAGCCTATGTCTACGATACCAATCCCAAGATGATGGAAAAGGCAGGCACCTGGGGCGTCCATCTGGCTTCCGGCTATGAAGACCTTTGTCAAAATTGCGATATCATCCTGCTCGCTGTAAAGCCGCAGAATGCGGAGGCGACTCTTGCGAAGTGCAAACATGCGCTGGATAACAAGGCGATCATCTCCGTCATGGCAGGGATTTCTGTGGAACGTCTGCGCGCTATGATCGACGGAACTCCCCGGATCCTCCGCACTATGCCGAACGCTCCGGCCATCGTGCTGGAAGGGGCTTTCGCACTCTGTTCGGATAATGATCTTACCGAGGAGGAGCTTGCACTTGCCACATCGATTTTCGAGACCATGGGAATTGTAGAAATGGTTCCCGAAAATCTGCTCGACGCCGTATGTGGTCTTTCCGGAAGCGGACCGGCCTATATCGCCATGTTCGTGGAAGCCATGGCCGACGGCGGCGTGAAGCAGGGTCTCACCCGTGCCGCCTCCTACCGTCTGGCCGCTCAGACCTGTCTTGGCACCGCAAAGATGCTGCTGGAGACCGGCATTCACCCGGGCGCACTTAAGGATATGGTAACCTCCCCCGGCGGAACGGCCATCGAAGGCTGCGAGGCGCTGGAAAAAGGCGGATTCCGCGCGACCGTCATCGACTGCATCAATGCCGGCGCCGATAAATCCAGAAAATTGTAA